Proteins encoded in a region of the Mycolicibacterium chitae genome:
- the hglS gene encoding 2-oxoadipate dioxygenase/decarboxylase, whose protein sequence is MSPSLHIPTWQLRARFAAALSAMYGAEVPAYTTLVAVSAEVNAAYVASHPQAYRLGSLDRVTAERHGAIRVGTAREIGEVATLFAAFGMYPVGFYDLRDAASPVPVISTAFRPTTPDELARNPFRVFTSVLATADRRFFDDDLRARVQNFLVRRTLFDPDLIARAARVGADGGCPAETAEEFVADAVAAFALSREPIDKAWYTELAAVSAVAADIAGVTTTHINHLTPRVLDIDELYRRMTARGVAMIDAIQGPPRTEGPAVLLRQTSFRALAEPRRLRHPDGVVRDGSLRVRFGEVEARGVALTPAGRQRYDAAMAAPDPAATWDQHFPATDREFADQQLAYYVGGDPAKPVVYEDFLPASAAGIFRSNLDGETRRTAADDDVDDDDSDYSEHWLADALGRDLLDPYALYQKAAACPP, encoded by the coding sequence ATGAGCCCATCGCTCCACATCCCGACCTGGCAACTGCGCGCCCGGTTCGCCGCGGCACTGTCGGCGATGTACGGGGCCGAGGTGCCCGCCTACACGACGTTGGTGGCGGTCAGCGCCGAGGTCAACGCCGCCTACGTGGCGTCGCATCCGCAGGCGTACCGCCTGGGTTCGCTGGACCGGGTCACTGCCGAGCGCCACGGCGCGATCCGGGTCGGCACGGCCCGCGAGATCGGCGAGGTGGCAACCCTGTTCGCCGCCTTCGGCATGTATCCGGTGGGGTTCTACGACCTGCGCGACGCGGCCTCCCCGGTCCCCGTGATCTCCACCGCGTTTCGGCCCACCACGCCCGACGAGTTGGCGCGCAACCCGTTTCGCGTCTTCACCTCCGTGCTGGCCACCGCCGACCGTCGCTTCTTCGACGACGATCTTCGTGCGCGGGTGCAGAACTTCCTGGTCCGGCGCACCCTGTTCGATCCGGACCTGATCGCCCGCGCGGCCCGCGTCGGCGCCGACGGCGGGTGTCCGGCCGAGACGGCCGAGGAGTTCGTCGCCGACGCGGTGGCGGCCTTCGCCCTGTCCCGGGAACCGATCGACAAGGCGTGGTACACCGAACTCGCGGCGGTCTCCGCGGTCGCCGCCGACATCGCCGGGGTCACCACCACGCACATCAACCACCTGACCCCGCGGGTGCTCGACATCGACGAGTTGTACCGACGGATGACCGCGCGCGGGGTCGCGATGATCGACGCCATCCAGGGGCCGCCTCGCACCGAGGGGCCCGCGGTCCTGTTGCGCCAGACGTCGTTTCGGGCGCTGGCCGAGCCGCGCCGGCTCCGACACCCCGACGGCGTGGTGCGCGACGGCAGCCTGCGGGTGCGCTTCGGAGAGGTGGAGGCCCGCGGCGTCGCACTGACCCCGGCCGGGCGACAGCGCTACGACGCGGCGATGGCCGCCCCCGACCCGGCGGCCACCTGGGACCAGCACTTCCCCGCCACCGACCGCGAGTTCGCCGACCAGCAACTCGCCTACTACGTCGGCGGTGACCCCGCCAAACCGGTTGTCTACGAGGACTTTCTGCCCGCCTCTGCGGCCGGCATCTTCCGGTCCAATCTGGACGGCGAAACCCGCCGCACCGCGGCCGACGACGACGTTGACGACGATGACTCGGACTACTCGGAGCACTGGCTGGCCGACGCGCTCGGCCGTGACCTGCTCGACCCGTACGCCCTCTACCAGAAAGCGGCCGCATGTCCACCGTGA
- a CDS encoding heme-binding protein, with protein sequence MSVFVRSAVAAAFAAGMLLTAAPAAFAEDPPPPPPNCSVGDMTGIMSGVSASMSAYMFTHPPVNAFFTSLKGQPKEQRTEQISSYLDANPQVRNELTAIRQPMMDFRARCGVPLTD encoded by the coding sequence ATGTCCGTTTTCGTTCGATCTGCAGTCGCCGCGGCCTTCGCCGCCGGCATGTTGCTCACCGCGGCGCCGGCAGCGTTCGCCGAGGATCCGCCGCCGCCACCGCCGAACTGCTCGGTGGGAGACATGACCGGCATCATGTCGGGGGTCTCGGCCTCGATGTCGGCCTACATGTTCACCCATCCGCCCGTCAACGCGTTCTTCACCAGCCTGAAGGGACAGCCGAAGGAACAACGGACCGAACAGATCTCGTCGTATCTGGACGCCAATCCGCAAGTACGCAACGAACTCACGGCCATCCGGCAGCCCATGATGGATTTCCGGGCCCGGTGCGGTGTTCCGCTCACCGACTGA
- a CDS encoding Lrp/AsnC family transcriptional regulator, with amino-acid sequence MAADELDDIDRALLRELVADGRTTLAHLASTAGLSVSAVQSRVRRLESRGVIAGYAARVAPDAVGKQLSAFVAITPLDPSQPDDAPARLEHLPEIESCYSVAGEDSYVLLVHVESARALEGLLQRIRTAANVKTRSTIILQTFYSDRHFIPE; translated from the coding sequence ATGGCCGCAGACGAGCTCGACGACATCGACCGGGCCCTGCTGCGTGAACTCGTTGCCGACGGCCGCACCACCCTGGCGCATCTGGCCTCCACGGCGGGGCTGTCGGTGTCGGCGGTGCAGTCGCGGGTGCGCCGGCTGGAGTCGCGCGGGGTGATCGCGGGGTACGCGGCGCGCGTGGCGCCCGACGCGGTGGGCAAGCAGTTGTCGGCGTTCGTGGCCATCACGCCGCTGGACCCTTCCCAACCCGACGATGCACCCGCACGGTTGGAGCACCTCCCAGAAATCGAGTCGTGTTATTCGGTGGCCGGTGAGGACAGCTACGTGTTGTTGGTCCACGTGGAGTCCGCGCGGGCGCTGGAGGGGTTGCTTCAGCGGATCCGCACCGCGGCCAACGTCAAGACGCGCAGCACGATCATCCTACAGACGTTCTACAGCGACCGGCACTTCATACCGGAATAG
- a CDS encoding LuxR C-terminal-related transcriptional regulator encodes MVAGDWQPLIPAATIGRPGTPGQCVPRTAIVKAVLGTRGGDLVTVVAPAGYGKTTAVNQWDEADPRLFAWLRLDRLDDDPVHLLLHIATALDRMCPLDRTVLRYLRGPGRDPLTQLVPALVGALDECEPLVLVIDDVHALSAAPARLALAALIAEAPISLTVVLVGRSVPPVHAARRRLGGRLVEVDITDLALSEEEATQVFSAVGARCDDDVFSSVLGRCEGWAAAVVLVALSARDGTDPVALTGSHPLVADYLMEEVLGQLDPDSVRFLTESTVLQRFSAATLDEMLGRTDSARRLEQIRGSGNLFVISLDAEGVWYRYHSLLGDFLRHRLRSTDPVRLRVLAGRAARMLDRQGDLDAAMECALRAGDRRYAAALVGREAVRLGFDGRGGLLARRVGMLDERTVTEHPDAAIASAWLAVTTGDAASIQRSLMWAARADRGAALADGTPSVEVAVALLSSLVGTGGVHDVVRHAETVRAAGDCTVNPWWGAATVMLGAAEAMLGNNDRARVLLESALPLLDELPGFQAAALSHLALLDLGDGDEAGCLARGSTARDIADAFDLSDVVPLIVTYGVSALVEARTGKVAAARESIVITERLLGNLGNLAARTALLGHGLLAWSAAVLGDREVMTRHLEEGGRAGRREPAAVALLRRLERVRVLAVGGDRKPLTAAELRLLPHLATHLSLQRIAEELMIGRETVKSQATSIYRKLAVASRAEAVAEAKRVGLLAN; translated from the coding sequence GTGGTGGCGGGGGACTGGCAGCCGCTCATTCCGGCGGCCACGATCGGGCGGCCCGGTACGCCCGGTCAATGCGTGCCGCGGACCGCCATCGTGAAGGCGGTGCTGGGCACCCGGGGCGGCGATCTGGTCACGGTGGTGGCGCCGGCGGGCTACGGCAAGACCACCGCCGTCAACCAATGGGATGAGGCCGATCCCAGGCTGTTCGCCTGGCTGCGCCTCGACCGCCTCGACGACGACCCGGTGCACCTGCTGTTGCACATTGCGACCGCGCTCGACCGGATGTGTCCGTTGGACCGGACGGTGTTGCGCTACCTGCGCGGACCCGGTCGCGATCCGCTGACGCAATTGGTACCGGCGCTGGTCGGGGCGTTGGACGAGTGCGAGCCGCTGGTGCTGGTGATCGATGATGTCCACGCACTGTCGGCCGCACCGGCTCGGCTGGCCTTGGCGGCGTTGATCGCCGAGGCGCCGATCTCCCTGACCGTGGTCCTGGTGGGCCGTTCCGTACCGCCGGTGCATGCGGCCCGGCGCCGATTGGGCGGCCGGTTGGTCGAGGTCGACATCACCGATCTGGCATTGTCCGAAGAAGAGGCGACACAGGTCTTTTCGGCCGTCGGCGCGCGCTGCGACGACGATGTGTTCTCGTCGGTCCTGGGCAGGTGCGAGGGCTGGGCGGCGGCGGTGGTGCTCGTCGCGCTCTCGGCGCGGGACGGCACCGACCCCGTCGCATTGACCGGTAGCCACCCGCTGGTGGCCGACTACCTGATGGAAGAGGTTCTCGGCCAACTCGATCCGGACTCCGTGCGGTTCCTGACGGAATCCACGGTCCTGCAGCGGTTCTCCGCGGCCACGCTGGACGAGATGCTCGGCCGTACCGATTCGGCGCGACGGCTGGAACAGATTCGCGGTTCGGGCAACCTCTTCGTGATTTCGCTTGATGCCGAGGGGGTGTGGTACCGCTACCACAGTCTGCTCGGCGACTTCCTGCGGCATCGGCTGCGCTCAACCGACCCGGTTCGACTCCGGGTGCTGGCCGGGCGGGCCGCTCGAATGCTGGACCGGCAGGGCGATCTCGATGCCGCGATGGAGTGTGCCCTGCGCGCCGGGGACCGCCGGTACGCCGCGGCCCTGGTGGGCCGCGAGGCGGTGCGGTTGGGCTTCGACGGCCGCGGCGGACTCCTGGCCCGCCGGGTGGGGATGCTGGACGAGCGCACCGTGACCGAGCACCCCGACGCGGCCATCGCCAGTGCGTGGTTGGCCGTCACCACCGGCGATGCGGCGTCGATCCAGCGCTCGCTGATGTGGGCGGCGCGCGCCGACCGCGGCGCCGCGCTGGCCGACGGTACGCCGTCGGTGGAAGTCGCTGTGGCACTGCTGAGTTCGTTGGTGGGCACGGGCGGGGTGCACGATGTCGTACGGCACGCCGAGACGGTGCGCGCGGCGGGCGACTGCACGGTGAACCCGTGGTGGGGTGCGGCCACGGTGATGCTGGGCGCCGCGGAGGCGATGCTCGGCAACAACGACCGGGCACGGGTGTTGCTGGAATCTGCGCTGCCGCTGCTGGACGAGCTGCCCGGCTTCCAGGCCGCCGCGTTGTCGCACCTGGCCCTGTTGGATCTCGGTGACGGCGACGAGGCCGGCTGCTTGGCGCGCGGATCCACGGCCCGGGATATCGCCGACGCCTTCGATCTCAGCGATGTCGTCCCGCTCATCGTCACCTACGGGGTCAGTGCGCTAGTGGAGGCCCGCACCGGGAAGGTCGCGGCGGCAAGGGAATCGATCGTGATCACCGAACGACTCCTGGGCAACCTGGGAAATCTCGCGGCGCGCACGGCGCTGCTCGGACACGGCCTGCTGGCCTGGTCGGCGGCGGTGCTCGGGGACCGCGAGGTGATGACGCGACATCTCGAGGAGGGGGGCCGGGCCGGGCGACGCGAGCCGGCGGCGGTGGCGCTGCTGCGACGGCTTGAACGGGTCCGCGTGTTGGCCGTCGGCGGTGATCGCAAGCCGTTGACCGCGGCCGAGTTGCGGCTGTTGCCGCACCTGGCAACGCATCTGTCGTTGCAGCGCATCGCCGAGGAACTGATGATCGGCCGCGAGACCGTGAAGAGTCAGGCGACCTCGATCTATCGCAAGCTGGCGGTGGCTTCGCGTGCCGAGGCGGTGGCCGAGGCGAAACGAGTGGGCCTGCTGGCCAATTAA
- a CDS encoding TetR/AcrR family transcriptional regulator yields MSGKARRRLSPDDRRTELLALGAQAFGQRPYDEVRIDEIAARAGVSRALMYHYFPDKRAFFAEVIRNEGERLFEATSTPARPGQTLFERLRTGVLAYLDYHERNPHGSWAAHVGLGRTDPVLVGVDSADNERQMQRIMAAVVEVAGDLDDKVERDLQVIVYGWLAFTLEICRQRIIDPSLDAHQLADSAAHSLLDAVARVPGIPDALREHC; encoded by the coding sequence ATGTCCGGCAAGGCCCGCCGTCGGTTGTCCCCCGACGATCGTCGCACCGAACTGCTCGCACTCGGCGCGCAGGCCTTCGGACAACGCCCCTACGACGAGGTGCGCATCGACGAAATCGCCGCGCGCGCCGGCGTCTCCCGCGCGCTGATGTACCACTACTTCCCCGACAAGCGCGCGTTCTTCGCCGAGGTCATCCGCAACGAGGGCGAACGGCTCTTCGAGGCCACCAGCACCCCGGCGCGTCCCGGCCAGACCTTGTTCGAGCGGTTGCGCACCGGCGTGCTGGCCTACCTCGACTATCACGAGCGCAATCCGCACGGGTCGTGGGCGGCCCACGTCGGACTGGGCCGCACCGACCCGGTGCTCGTCGGCGTCGACAGCGCCGACAACGAGCGGCAGATGCAGCGCATCATGGCCGCTGTGGTCGAGGTGGCCGGAGATCTGGACGACAAGGTCGAACGCGATCTGCAGGTCATCGTCTACGGCTGGCTGGCCTTCACCCTCGAGATCTGCCGACAGCGGATCATCGATCCGTCACTCGACGCCCACCAACTCGCCGACTCGGCGGCCCACAGCCTGCTGGACGCGGTGGCGCGGGTACCCGGCATTCCCGACGCGCTGCGCGAACACTGCTGA
- a CDS encoding cytochrome P450 yields MTAVASETDRRAAGQALRAARIPRPPKRVPLLGDILTFRGNEPTGSALDYAAQLGPIFEFTFMGARYVVAAGAEVVTDLNDEKRFCKHLGPEIVALRIVGGDGLFTAYNDEPNWRRAHELLMPAFTQAAMRRYHPTMVDVGTELTASWDIHADNGSTVEVSADTTRVTLETIGRCAAGYSFDAFASEGMHPFVDNMVAALRGSDKVGVLWQTYLPRFVANAYERRVRRYAANLHAIADDIIAARRAEGPGHHDDLLELMLTPDADGRPRLGEANIRYQLINFLIAGHETTSGALSFALYFLSTHPEVFARARAEVDQVWGEAQRPEFEQIAKLRYVRRVLDESLRLQPTVPGYYRQAREDTVLAGTYPVRKGEWVLALTGTLHRDPRWTGPGLAPVDQFDPDRFAPEHLRARSGTLYKPFGTGERSCIGRQFALHEAVLLLGMLIRRYDLVADPDYQLAVSERLTVLPKGFRLGLRRRS; encoded by the coding sequence ATGACCGCCGTTGCTTCCGAAACCGACCGGCGTGCTGCGGGCCAAGCCCTGCGTGCTGCGCGGATCCCGCGCCCGCCCAAGCGGGTTCCGCTGCTCGGCGACATCCTGACCTTTCGCGGTAACGAGCCCACCGGATCGGCGCTCGACTACGCCGCCCAGTTGGGGCCGATCTTCGAGTTCACCTTCATGGGCGCGCGTTACGTGGTGGCCGCCGGCGCCGAGGTCGTCACCGACCTCAACGACGAGAAGCGGTTCTGCAAGCACCTGGGCCCCGAGATCGTCGCGCTGCGCATCGTCGGCGGCGACGGCCTGTTCACCGCCTACAACGACGAACCGAACTGGCGTCGTGCGCACGAACTGCTGATGCCCGCCTTCACCCAGGCGGCGATGCGCCGCTACCACCCGACCATGGTCGACGTGGGTACCGAACTCACCGCTTCCTGGGACATCCACGCGGACAACGGGAGCACCGTCGAGGTCTCGGCCGACACCACCCGGGTCACGTTGGAAACCATCGGACGCTGCGCGGCCGGTTACTCCTTCGACGCGTTCGCCTCCGAGGGCATGCACCCGTTCGTCGACAACATGGTGGCCGCGCTGCGGGGTTCGGACAAGGTCGGGGTGCTCTGGCAGACCTATCTACCGCGCTTCGTCGCCAACGCCTATGAACGACGGGTCCGCCGGTACGCGGCCAATCTGCATGCCATCGCCGACGACATCATCGCGGCGCGCCGCGCCGAGGGGCCGGGTCACCACGACGACCTGTTGGAGCTCATGCTGACCCCCGACGCCGACGGTCGGCCCCGCCTCGGCGAGGCCAACATCCGCTACCAGCTGATCAACTTCCTGATCGCCGGCCATGAAACCACCTCCGGGGCCTTGTCTTTCGCGCTGTACTTCCTGTCCACCCATCCCGAGGTGTTCGCGCGGGCGCGCGCCGAGGTCGACCAGGTGTGGGGTGAGGCGCAACGCCCGGAGTTCGAACAGATCGCCAAACTGCGGTATGTGCGACGGGTGCTCGACGAATCGCTGCGGCTGCAGCCCACCGTGCCCGGCTACTACCGGCAGGCCCGCGAGGACACGGTGCTGGCCGGCACCTACCCCGTCCGAAAGGGAGAATGGGTGCTGGCGCTGACCGGGACGCTGCACCGCGACCCGCGTTGGACCGGCCCGGGTCTGGCCCCGGTCGACCAGTTCGACCCCGACCGGTTCGCCCCCGAGCACCTGCGCGCCCGGTCCGGCACGCTGTACAAGCCGTTCGGCACCGGCGAACGCTCCTGCATCGGACGGCAATTCGCCCTGCACGAGGCGGTCCTGCTGCTCGGCATGCTGATCCGCCGCTACGACCTGGTTGCCGACCCGGACTATCAGCTGGCGGTCTCGGAGCGGCTCACGGTGCTGCCCAAGGGGTTCCGGCTGGGATTGCGCCGGCGCAGCTAG
- the amaB gene encoding L-piperidine-6-carboxylate dehydrogenase, which yields MSTVKFPALTLPDIADLRDRARAALRSVGADPVLGDLDAPGLPASTPITGEILFRVAESTPADAEAAIAQAAQAFTVWRSTPAPVRGALVGRLGELLTEHKSALADLVTIEVGKIGSEALGEVQEMIDVCQFAVGLSRQLYGKTIASERPGHRLMETWHPLGVVGVITAFNFPVAVWAWNTAVALVCGDTVVWKPSELTPLTAIACQALLARAAAEVGAPAEVSRLLLGGRDLGEVLVDDPRVALLSATGSVRMGREVGPRVARRFGRSLLELGGNNAAVVTPAADLDLAVRGIVFAAAGTAGQRCTTLRRLIAHRSVADTLVERIATAYRSLPVGDPFSSDTLVGPLIHETAYRSMVGALEQAAADGGEVLGGERHASPEACYYVSPALVRMPAQTAVVHDETFAPLLYVLTYDTLDEAIALNNAVPQGLSSAIFTTDVREAERFLAADGSDCGIANVNIGTSGAEIGGAFGGEKQTGGGRESGSDSWKAYMRRATNTVNYSSELPLAQGVQFG from the coding sequence ATGTCCACCGTGAAATTCCCCGCCCTCACCCTCCCCGACATCGCCGACCTGCGCGACCGGGCCCGCGCCGCACTGCGCTCCGTCGGCGCCGACCCGGTCCTCGGCGATCTCGACGCGCCGGGCCTGCCGGCGAGCACCCCGATCACCGGCGAGATCCTGTTCCGGGTGGCCGAGTCCACACCCGCGGACGCCGAGGCCGCGATAGCCCAAGCGGCGCAGGCCTTCACCGTCTGGCGCAGCACGCCGGCCCCGGTCCGCGGCGCGCTGGTGGGCCGGCTCGGCGAGTTGCTCACCGAGCACAAGAGCGCGCTGGCCGACCTGGTGACCATCGAGGTCGGCAAGATCGGCTCCGAGGCGCTCGGCGAGGTCCAGGAGATGATCGACGTCTGTCAGTTCGCGGTGGGACTGTCCCGGCAGCTCTACGGCAAGACCATCGCCTCCGAGCGCCCCGGCCACCGCCTGATGGAGACCTGGCATCCGCTGGGCGTCGTCGGGGTCATCACGGCCTTCAACTTCCCGGTGGCGGTGTGGGCCTGGAACACCGCGGTGGCCCTGGTCTGCGGCGACACCGTGGTCTGGAAACCCTCCGAACTGACGCCCCTGACCGCCATCGCCTGCCAGGCCCTGCTCGCGCGCGCCGCCGCCGAGGTCGGCGCCCCCGCGGAGGTCAGTCGGCTCCTGCTGGGTGGTCGCGACCTCGGCGAGGTCCTCGTCGACGACCCGCGCGTCGCGCTGCTCAGCGCCACCGGATCGGTGCGGATGGGCCGCGAGGTCGGCCCGCGCGTGGCGCGGCGCTTCGGGCGCTCCCTGCTCGAACTCGGCGGCAACAACGCCGCGGTGGTGACCCCGGCGGCGGATCTGGATCTCGCGGTGCGCGGCATCGTGTTCGCCGCGGCCGGCACCGCGGGTCAACGGTGCACCACGCTGCGCCGCTTGATCGCGCACCGGTCGGTGGCCGACACCTTGGTCGAACGCATCGCCACCGCGTATCGCAGTCTGCCGGTGGGTGATCCGTTCTCGTCGGACACGTTGGTGGGGCCGCTGATCCACGAGACGGCCTACCGGTCCATGGTGGGCGCGCTGGAACAGGCCGCCGCCGACGGCGGTGAGGTGCTCGGCGGGGAGCGGCACGCCTCCCCCGAGGCGTGCTACTACGTCTCGCCCGCGCTGGTGCGGATGCCCGCGCAGACCGCGGTGGTGCACGACGAGACGTTCGCCCCGCTGCTGTACGTGCTGACCTACGACACCTTGGACGAGGCGATCGCGCTGAACAACGCGGTGCCCCAGGGCCTCTCCTCGGCGATCTTCACCACCGACGTCCGCGAGGCCGAGCGGTTCCTGGCCGCCGACGGCTCCGACTGCGGCATCGCCAACGTCAACATCGGCACCTCGGGCGCCGAGATCGGCGGGGCCTTCGGCGGCGAGAAGCAGACCGGCGGCGGGCGGGAATCCGGATCCGATTCGTGGAAGGCCTACATGCGCCGCGCCACCAACACCGTGAACTACTCCTCGGAACTCCCCCTGGCCCAAGGTGTGCAGTTCGGCTAG